CCGGTGGTGATCGTCTCGTTTTCCCATCGGATCGAGCCGTCGTCTGCCTCCCGAGCGTACAAGGTGCCATCGGAGAAGACGAAGACGGCGCCGTAGGCGACAGTCGGGGCACCCACTTCGTCGAAATCCACCTCCCAGCGGACGCTGCCGTCCGAGACGTTCAGCGCGACGATCTCCTCGTGATCAGTGGCGCGGTTCCCGTCCTCATTCTCGTAGACCGCTCTGCTGCGGAAATAGACGGTGTCTCCGGCGACTGCCGGTTCGATCAAGTCCCGGTCGTCGACCTCCCAGACGACCGTACCGTCCGCAGCATCGAACGCGGCGACACCGTCCTCGGTCGGCGTGTAGACGACACCGTCGACGACGGCCACCCCGCCGCTGGCGCGTTCGACCGTCCAGGCGGCCTCGAGTGCCTCGCCGTCGAACTCGGGGGCGTCGGCAGCGTACCTCGCGTGGCCAGCGTCGCCGTCGAACGCCGGCCACACCGCGTCGGTCTCCGGATTCGGATCGACGTTCGGATCGGGGAGGTCGTCGTCGCCAGACACCTCACCGGTAACGGCCGAGGAGAGCACGCTGCCGGTGGCGAGCGTCGCACCTGTCGTCAGCACTGACCGTCGTCGCCAGTTCGTCATGCGGGAACGCACTCAGCGGTGTGGAATTACTATCCGACCACTATGGCATGATTACTCTCTATACAACTGTTCCGGGATCCATTCCAGCCGGCATCGCCGGACGGTGAGACGACACAAACGGGAGGGCGGTTCGGTGTCGGCAGCAGCCGGCAGCGCTCCACCGCGGCCGTTACCACTCCTGGCCGGCGGGCGCTGCCTGCTGGGACTCGGCTTCGCCGGTCGTCTCCTCGCCGCGCACGAGGACGTACGCGATGGCGGCGATCACTCCCGCCGGGAAGAAGAAAAAGAGCAGCCCGACGGTACCAAGCGCCCACAGCAGTTCGTTGTTCTCCCGCTTCGAGGCGTCCTTGTAGATCCAGTAGCCGACGCCGATCGTGATCAACAGGAGGACGAGCGAGACCGCCAGCGCGATGATCACAAACGTCGACTCGTCCATCGGTAGCTCCTCGCCCTCGGCCTGCAGGACGAACGCGGTGTTCAGTACCGACAGCATCTCGCCACCTCCCGACCGTCGGTCGACCGACGAGCCGTCGCTCGCCTACAGCCGACGTCAGTCGACCGACTGACGGCCCGTTTTAGTTCGTTGGATGTCATGACCGTGTGACCGACTTTATGCTCTTGTATTATATTTATTAGGGTAAATTAACAGAGGTCGACGCGAATCTCTTCGCACGGTGTTCGTTCGCTTCGGGACTCACTCCGACTCGAGCAGCTGGGTGACGACGTGGGACTCGTCTTCGCCCAGCGCCGAGCGGACCAGCAGGTGACCGCCCAGCTCCGAGAGACTGATGACGTCGTCCGCGCCGGCGCGTTTGAGTTTCCGGGTGTTTTCGCGGTCGGTCGCGGCAGTGACGATTCGGACGTCGGGACGGAGCTCGCGGGCGGTCAGCACCGCCATCGCGTCCTGGGCGTCGTCGTCGGTCGCGACGAGGACGGCCCCGGCGTGCTCGATCTTGGCTCGCTGGAGGGGTTCCTCGTCGCTCGGGTTGGCCGTCAGCACGCGGATGTCGCGGTCGGAGAGCTCGTTGGCGGCCTCCTGATCCCGCGTGACGACCAGGAACTGGCGGTTCGCGTCGTCGAGTTCGTTGACGATCGGTTCGGTCAGATCCCCGTAGCCGAGCACGAGGATGTGGTCGTCCAGCAGGTCGAGTTCTGAGTCTGTCATGATTCCGAGAGTTTTCGAGATGCGCGCCTGGATCGCGGGACCGACGAGCGCCCCGATAGCGATACCGAAGCTGGCGACGCCCAGCACGACGACGGACATCGTAAAGAGGATCGCGACCTCGCTTTCGGGGCCGATGTCGCCGTAGCCGACGGTGCTCGAGGTAATCAGCGTGAAGTAGAAGGCGTCCAGCAGGTGCTCGATCCCGTCGAAGTCCTCGCGCATCGCGTACGCGCCGAAGGTACCGTAGGCCTGGACGCCGACGAGCGCGCCGCCGGCGGCGAGCTGGGTCGTGGTCAGGGAGAGCGACTGATCGAACCGGCGCCGGCTGAGCAGCAGCGTCGGCAGGGCACACACCGAGAGCACGACCAGCGGCAGCGAGTACGGGCTCGCCTGCAGGAGCCCCTGAACCGCCGTCAGCGGCAACAGCAGGGTCGTTGCCCACCAGCCGGCCCGCAGTCGCCGTCGCAGCGCGAACGCGCTGGCGAGCATCAGAAAGCCCGTCAGCGCGCCCGTAAAGCCGACCGCGTTCTGGACGGCGATCGGCACGTGGGACGCGAAGGGGCCGAAGTCGGCGGCCTGCTGGTCGATCCTGTAGATTCCGGTTGCGACCGAGAGCAGGGCGACGAGCAGGGAGAGGACGACGGCTGCACGCGTCGTCACGATCCAGCGCCAGTTCTCGGGAAGTCGCGCTACGATTCGCTCGCCGACCATACCGTCGCTCCGGGACGACGAGGCTTAAACGCCGTCGTTTCCGGTCGTTTCTCGGTCGTCGAGAAACGCCGCCGCGGCGTCCTCGCCGTTGGCGAACAGCCCCTCGAGAAACTCCGGACTTCGGTCGAGCTTCGTCCGCCAGCCCAGATCCGGGCGGCGAAAGCGGATGCGCTCGACCTCGGTGTGAGTGAACTTCTCGGGGAGG
This genomic window from Natronococcus occultus SP4 contains:
- a CDS encoding NAD-binding protein — protein: MVGERIVARLPENWRWIVTTRAAVVLSLLVALLSVATGIYRIDQQAADFGPFASHVPIAVQNAVGFTGALTGFLMLASAFALRRRLRAGWWATTLLLPLTAVQGLLQASPYSLPLVVLSVCALPTLLLSRRRFDQSLSLTTTQLAAGGALVGVQAYGTFGAYAMREDFDGIEHLLDAFYFTLITSSTVGYGDIGPESEVAILFTMSVVVLGVASFGIAIGALVGPAIQARISKTLGIMTDSELDLLDDHILVLGYGDLTEPIVNELDDANRQFLVVTRDQEAANELSDRDIRVLTANPSDEEPLQRAKIEHAGAVLVATDDDAQDAMAVLTARELRPDVRIVTAATDRENTRKLKRAGADDVISLSELGGHLLVRSALGEDESHVVTQLLESE